The following coding sequences lie in one Myxococcales bacterium genomic window:
- a CDS encoding sigma-54-dependent Fis family transcriptional regulator has translation MRYVTSVSATILIIDDERNIRRVLEMVLTGEGFEVREAETAEQGLKILERENIDAVILDVRLPGMNGVEALAAIRARPDASRIPVLMISGHAGIQDAVAAVQLGATDFFEKPLDRERVLISVRNALKTRELESEVEQLRKRTQDQGEIMGKSPAIEDLHLQIAKVAPTNGRVLITGESGTGKELIARALYRQSQRSQGPFVKVNCAAIPGELIESELFGYEKGAFTGAQKPRRGLFEAAHHGTLFLDEIGDMSLGAQAKVLRVLQSGELTRVGSEQTITVDVRVIAATHRDLEREVALGTFREDLFFRLNVVPLRSPALRERRQDIPLLAKAFLDAYALESGIKAKPIDDVVLKELEKREWPGNVRELKNIVERMAILSGERISLEDLPESPPNEKPVPSHAGVFEEFGLVSAGHYESLREFRHRAERSYITYILNNYSWNVSRAASALGLERTNLHKKMRNYAIKRED, from the coding sequence ATGCGATATGTTACGTCGGTGAGCGCTACTATATTAATCATAGATGACGAGCGAAATATTCGCCGTGTGTTGGAGATGGTCCTAACCGGCGAAGGGTTCGAGGTACGCGAAGCCGAGACAGCTGAGCAAGGATTAAAGATCCTCGAACGCGAGAATATCGACGCGGTAATTTTGGACGTGCGTCTTCCAGGGATGAACGGTGTAGAAGCATTGGCGGCGATCCGCGCACGCCCCGACGCAAGCCGCATCCCTGTGCTGATGATCTCTGGGCATGCTGGCATTCAAGACGCCGTGGCGGCGGTGCAGCTTGGCGCAACAGATTTCTTCGAAAAGCCCTTGGACCGAGAACGGGTGCTTATTAGTGTTCGCAATGCCCTCAAGACCCGCGAGCTCGAAAGCGAGGTCGAGCAACTTCGCAAGCGCACGCAAGACCAAGGCGAGATCATGGGCAAGAGCCCGGCCATCGAAGACCTACATCTCCAAATCGCCAAAGTGGCGCCCACCAATGGTCGGGTGCTTATCACCGGCGAAAGCGGGACTGGCAAAGAGCTTATCGCACGCGCCCTCTATCGGCAAAGCCAGCGAAGTCAGGGGCCCTTCGTAAAGGTCAATTGTGCGGCCATCCCAGGAGAACTGATCGAAAGCGAGCTTTTCGGCTACGAAAAGGGTGCGTTCACCGGCGCACAGAAACCACGCCGAGGCCTGTTTGAGGCCGCCCATCACGGCACATTGTTTTTGGATGAAATAGGGGACATGAGCCTCGGGGCGCAGGCCAAGGTGCTCCGCGTCTTACAAAGCGGTGAACTCACTCGCGTGGGTTCGGAACAGACCATCACCGTCGATGTACGTGTGATCGCCGCGACGCACCGCGACCTAGAGCGAGAGGTGGCTCTGGGTACATTCCGCGAGGATCTATTCTTTCGTTTGAATGTCGTGCCGCTTCGTAGCCCTGCTCTGCGCGAGAGGCGGCAAGACATACCGCTATTGGCGAAAGCTTTTCTCGATGCGTACGCGCTCGAGAGCGGGATCAAAGCAAAGCCCATTGACGACGTCGTGCTCAAAGAGCTTGAAAAACGTGAGTGGCCAGGCAATGTGCGCGAACTCAAAAACATCGTGGAGCGCATGGCTATTTTGAGCGGCGAGCGCATCTCTCTCGAAGACCTCCCCGAGAGCCCGCCCAACGAGAAACCTGTGCCCTCTCATGCTGGGGTTTTTGAAGAATTCGGGCTCGTTTCGGCGGGACATTATGAAAGTCTCCGCGAATTCCGCCATCGCGCAGAACGTAGCTATATTACATATATACTGAATAATTACAGCTGGAATGTATCACGGGCGGCATCGGCGTTGGGTTTGGAGCGTACCAACCTTCATAAGAAAATGCGCAACTACGCCATCAAGCGCGAAGACTAG
- a CDS encoding HD domain-containing protein, with protein MLLRDAVHGLIVLEGAAEQLILGLLETREVQRLRRVRQLGLASLVFPGAEHSRFSHALGAAHVMVRLLERLKEVQEGCPVEMRMSPMDELDAVAAAFLHDVGHGPFSHLFEEVMPQARSHEAWGIDIVLDPSTDVNRVLSKLDRELPTRVAGLMQGKHRLPYLTRAISGMLDVDRCDYLLRDSQLTGVRYGIYDLDWLLRALCLGELEDGSWVIAIEGRKGLPSIEGFFIARHFMYQQVYHHKATRAAEALVRGLFARLAELLRDGARLPSAPKALRLAALGEHVGLSDYLDLDDAVLLNSLAEWRRGPDALLGEFCECFLNRRLPKTLPLPAAPSDDELGAKVLSRAREIAHGRGLREDLWVWLDVTTDIPYAEPTDDTQQGMWVKLRHQPLLRLGDMSFLLGQLRNKVITQPRLLFPEAIRSDVLHAVEGLLS; from the coding sequence ATGTTACTGCGTGACGCCGTACACGGGTTGATTGTGCTCGAAGGCGCCGCAGAACAGTTGATTCTCGGACTGCTCGAAACACGCGAGGTGCAACGATTGCGTCGCGTGCGTCAGCTCGGACTGGCCTCGCTGGTATTTCCAGGGGCGGAGCATTCTCGGTTTTCGCATGCACTGGGCGCAGCGCATGTTATGGTACGGCTCCTAGAGCGGCTCAAAGAGGTGCAAGAGGGATGCCCCGTGGAGATGCGTATGTCGCCCATGGACGAACTCGATGCTGTGGCTGCAGCATTTTTGCATGATGTGGGGCACGGACCGTTTTCTCATCTTTTTGAGGAAGTCATGCCGCAAGCGCGTAGTCACGAAGCGTGGGGCATCGATATTGTGCTCGATCCGTCCACCGATGTGAATCGGGTGCTGAGCAAGCTCGATCGGGAACTGCCCACGCGTGTAGCGGGGTTGATGCAAGGGAAACACCGACTGCCCTATTTGACGCGCGCTATCAGTGGCATGTTGGATGTCGATCGGTGCGATTACCTCTTGCGCGATAGCCAGCTCACCGGCGTCCGCTACGGGATTTACGATCTCGACTGGTTATTGCGGGCGTTGTGCCTGGGTGAACTTGAAGACGGAAGCTGGGTGATAGCCATCGAAGGTCGCAAAGGGCTGCCGTCGATTGAGGGGTTCTTTATTGCGCGACACTTTATGTATCAACAGGTCTATCACCATAAGGCCACGCGCGCGGCTGAAGCGTTGGTGCGCGGGCTTTTTGCGAGGCTCGCGGAATTATTGCGAGATGGCGCGCGGCTACCTTCTGCGCCGAAGGCGCTTCGCTTGGCGGCCTTAGGTGAGCACGTGGGTTTATCTGATTATCTGGATCTCGACGATGCGGTGTTATTGAACAGCCTGGCCGAATGGCGACGCGGCCCGGATGCGCTTCTCGGAGAGTTTTGCGAGTGCTTTTTAAATCGACGTCTGCCCAAGACCCTGCCGTTGCCCGCCGCGCCATCCGATGACGAACTAGGGGCCAAGGTGCTATCCCGCGCGAGAGAAATTGCGCATGGGCGGGGGTTGCGCGAAGATCTCTGGGTGTGGCTGGATGTGACTACCGATATCCCGTATGCCGAGCCGACGGATGATACCCAGCAGGGCATGTGGGTGAAACTGCGGCATCAGCCGCTCTTGCGGCTTGGCGACATGTCGTTTCTCTTGGGCCAGTTGCGAAACAAGGTGATCACGCAGCCGCGCTTACTTTTCCCAGAGGCTATCCGCAGCGACGTGCTTCATGCGGTGGAGGGACTGTTGTCATGA
- a CDS encoding HIT family protein has translation MTIFSKILSGEIPCHRVYEDTHVLAFLDVAPLSRGHILVIPKEAKERLDQLSDEAAAAIGRVLPRLARALMRVTGCENYNVLQNNGALAHQAVLHVHFHIIPKFSRDDGLSIGWKPRSIEAPDASALAHALHGALRQEG, from the coding sequence ATGACAATCTTTAGCAAAATCCTGAGCGGTGAAATTCCGTGTCATCGTGTCTATGAAGACACACACGTCCTGGCGTTTTTGGACGTCGCGCCGCTCAGCCGAGGCCACATACTTGTGATCCCCAAGGAGGCGAAGGAGCGTTTGGATCAACTCTCGGACGAGGCCGCTGCCGCGATCGGGAGGGTTCTGCCACGGCTGGCGCGCGCGCTGATGCGTGTCACTGGCTGTGAAAACTACAATGTGCTGCAGAACAACGGTGCGCTGGCACACCAAGCCGTGCTGCATGTGCATTTCCATATTATTCCCAAGTTTAGTCGCGACGACGGGCTTAGCATCGGTTGGAAGCCACGGTCGATTGAGGCGCCGGACGCCTCAGCATTGGCGCACGCGCTACACGGCGCACTTAGGCAAGAGGGGTAG
- a CDS encoding superoxide dismutase yields the protein MSFELPQLPYDKSALEPYMSAETFDYHYGKHHAAYVTNLNKAIADTPYAKQSLEAIIMSAQGGVFNNAAQHWNHSFFWKCLGPNAGGNPGGDLASAIKRDFGSFDDFKSQFATAAAGQFGSGWAWLVLDKDALRITTTANADLPMKHGQKALFTVDVWEHAYYIDYRNARPKFVETVLDKLANWKFVESNLKG from the coding sequence ATGAGTTTTGAACTGCCGCAGCTCCCTTACGATAAATCGGCGCTTGAGCCCTACATGAGCGCAGAAACCTTTGATTATCACTATGGCAAGCATCACGCGGCCTATGTCACCAATCTCAACAAGGCGATTGCAGATACTCCCTATGCCAAACAGTCTTTAGAGGCGATCATTATGAGCGCCCAAGGCGGAGTATTTAACAACGCGGCGCAACATTGGAATCACAGTTTTTTCTGGAAATGCCTCGGGCCCAACGCCGGCGGCAATCCAGGCGGCGACTTGGCGAGTGCTATCAAGCGGGACTTTGGATCCTTTGACGATTTCAAGTCGCAGTTTGCAACTGCTGCCGCAGGTCAGTTTGGTTCCGGTTGGGCCTGGCTCGTGCTCGACAAAGACGCCCTTCGAATCACGACGACTGCCAATGCGGATTTGCCCATGAAACATGGCCAAAAAGCCCTCTTCACCGTCGATGTTTGGGAGCATGCTTATTATATCGATTATCGCAACGCGCGTCCTAAGTTCGTCGAGACCGTTCTCGATAAACTCGCCAATTGGAAGTTTGTGGAATCAAACCTCAAGGGCTAG
- a CDS encoding ABC transporter substrate-binding protein gives MDQTRIFSKRNSLAETGGSGLFWFLLGLLGCHTSPLVAAPAKEAVTVLLPTEIQEIDPRFVGDAYSLKVSRLLFTSLIQIDPFSLEALPELAEEVTTLDARRYRVRLRTGLRFSDGSPLDANDVMATFESAMDPELASRYRETYGRIQSMTAPDLQTVVFTLRESHATFLTDLELPILPRRYRHSRVIERRGHVVGSGAYRLCGQHSRTLTLCANPYWHRGRAQVARVRLMIVRDDNTRAMRLLAGAADLALNTIPPLLIPLFERDARFDVVSQKGVATTYIGVRTDSDSLRDRRVREAIAYAIDRQALIDAKFGGRATLADGFIPEGHWAYDATLPSYPYRPERARALIAEARRNGVNVGRIRLRTSADRMRLGIGRAVAAMLHQVGIEVDVWPSETATLLEDLRHGRFELAILALPEVFEPHVLSWFFASAHIPTETQVGANRWRYKNSALDRLFEQGVKQGDITKRRPIYQEVQRLLARDLPAIALWHEDNIAVVRTGQLSRYRVPRDGRLGTLALPAKP, from the coding sequence AAACGCAACAGCCTTGCGGAGACAGGTGGGAGCGGGCTGTTCTGGTTCTTGCTCGGTTTACTGGGGTGTCACACTTCTCCCTTAGTCGCAGCACCGGCGAAGGAAGCCGTTACCGTTCTCTTGCCCACCGAGATTCAGGAAATCGATCCCAGGTTTGTGGGGGATGCATATAGCTTAAAAGTGAGTCGACTTTTGTTTACGTCGTTGATTCAGATTGATCCGTTTTCGCTTGAGGCCCTGCCGGAACTTGCTGAGGAAGTAACCACGCTTGATGCGCGGCGCTATCGTGTTCGTCTTCGCACGGGTCTTCGTTTCAGCGATGGCTCGCCGCTTGATGCGAATGACGTCATGGCGACGTTTGAGAGCGCCATGGACCCGGAATTGGCAAGCCGTTATCGCGAGACCTATGGGCGCATTCAGTCGATGACGGCGCCCGACTTGCAGACCGTAGTTTTCACATTGCGCGAGTCTCACGCCACATTTCTGACCGATTTGGAACTACCCATATTGCCGAGGCGCTATCGCCATTCTCGCGTGATCGAGCGCAGAGGTCATGTCGTTGGATCGGGAGCGTATCGGCTTTGCGGCCAACATTCGCGCACCCTCACGCTTTGCGCCAACCCGTATTGGCATCGGGGGCGTGCGCAGGTGGCTCGGGTGCGACTGATGATCGTGCGCGATGACAACACCCGCGCCATGCGTCTTTTGGCAGGGGCCGCAGACTTGGCCCTCAATACCATACCTCCGTTGCTGATACCTTTGTTTGAACGTGATGCGCGCTTCGATGTGGTCTCGCAGAAGGGCGTAGCGACCACCTACATCGGCGTACGCACGGACAGCGATTCTTTGCGCGATCGACGGGTCCGTGAAGCCATCGCATACGCTATCGACCGGCAGGCACTTATCGATGCGAAGTTTGGGGGCCGGGCCACGCTCGCAGACGGATTCATTCCAGAGGGCCACTGGGCTTATGATGCAACTCTTCCCTCCTATCCTTATCGGCCCGAGCGCGCCCGAGCGCTCATTGCCGAGGCTCGCCGTAACGGCGTGAACGTAGGACGGATCCGCTTACGAACAAGCGCTGATCGCATGCGCCTGGGGATTGGCCGAGCGGTGGCTGCGATGTTGCATCAGGTGGGGATCGAAGTGGACGTATGGCCTAGCGAGACGGCGACCCTCTTAGAAGATCTCCGTCATGGACGTTTTGAACTGGCCATTTTGGCCCTGCCTGAGGTGTTTGAGCCGCATGTGCTCAGTTGGTTCTTTGCTTCAGCGCATATTCCCACTGAAACCCAAGTGGGCGCAAACAGGTGGCGTTACAAAAATAGTGCGCTTGATCGATTATTCGAGCAAGGCGTCAAGCAGGGGGACATCACCAAGCGGCGCCCGATCTATCAAGAGGTGCAACGCTTACTCGCGCGGGACTTGCCGGCAATAGCGTTGTGGCACGAGGACAATATTGCGGTGGTCAGAACGGGGCAGCTTTCTCGCTACCGTGTTCCACGAGATGGACGCCTAGGGACACTGGCCTTGCCGGCTAAGCCCTGA